Sequence from the Eleutherodactylus coqui strain aEleCoq1 chromosome 13, aEleCoq1.hap1, whole genome shotgun sequence genome:
TGATTTGCAACTTTTTTGGTGTAGTTGACATCAAAAACTGGCATAGACCTCTAAGTAAATGTGGGACGAACTCTACGCCGTAAAActctgcgccattttctggctttGATATTAAACTTTCTAAAAGTTGTAGACCACACCCATGCCAGTAACCACGCCCACTTGTAAAAACTGCTGGAAAGTCTCAGATTTTTGCACAAGACTGGCGTGCGCCATCATTCGCGAGTTTTCTTGCACTAGTAAGGCGTAGAGTGATAATTGTCGTCCATAGTGTATTAGGAAGCCACCGTACTTTTTTCCTTTGGCTGGTGAACACGTGTAACGGTCCTGTCCTCTCCTTGCAGGGTGTCTCCATGAAGATGTTGCCCTTTCCTCGCCTGCTGGtcgctctcctcctcttcctggtcGCCAGCTCCAGTGCCAAGTTTCAGGAGTttgatgatggtgatgatgtgGCTGAATACGATGACAATGACTTTGCTGAATTTGAAGATGCGCCAGATGAGGAGGTGACGGCGCACCCGCCACACCAGCAGCACACAGCTGATGAGGAAGAGGAAGATGACGAGGAAGCCACGGTGGAGGtggagggacaggaggagttTGAACTGGATACTGAAGGACAGGtaaggactaaaatattgatgacccatgctcaagataggctatcaatatcagatcattaAGGGGGGCTGACTCCCAGAACCCTCGCCCATCACCTGTCTGCAAGGGTTGAGCGCTGCAGCTGCTTCTCCTGGCCTGTGATGCCACTTCTGGTTGTCATACAGCCAGCTCAGTGCCATTCAAATTAattggattgagctgcaataccaggcaccaccactacaaaatgtacagcgctgtgcattcacacgggtgagcgagATACCGAACCGATATCGTACTCTTAAACTTGAGATCCTGAGTGCGGCCAGgatgcatttttgcagcgtcaATCCTACAGCATAAATACAGTAATATATTTATTTCTGCAGATCGGTATGATCACGGCtataccaaaaatattttttttaggtttttctatttttgcacaataaaaaccactTTTAATAATCTCTCTTTTGATATAAACGGCTTCCACTCTTACCAACCTTCACAATACCCATAGTGGTTGCCACTAACTTTACTCTTCCTTCCCTCTTGCCGCTTCACAAAGCGCTCCCTTCTGAATTAGTAGAACTGGATGAGCATTGCTCCTTAAAAGGTTTGTGGTTTGTACAGCAGCACCACTCTGGTCTATGggatgtgcctggtactgcagctcagtcccactaACTAACTGGGATTCTGccaagttgcaataccagacacggccTGGAGACAAGAGTGGCACCATTTCTGGAGAAATAAAACAGTCACAAGTGCTGCATGTGAGGATGATCTCTATCTTCTGTCCCACAGGAGGGCGACAATGATAATGAGCCATATGATGATGAAGAATTCGAAGGTTACGAAGACAAAATAGACTCAGGAAGCACCATCAAAAGCAAGGACCCCATCACCATTGTAGATGTAAGTTGGACTCCAGCACCTCCATTCAAGTAGATCTGAAGCGGCACAATATTaggatttttttgcatttccctTGTCTTCGTGTTTTATCTCATCACTCTTTTCCAGGTCCCTGCCCATCTGCAGaacagctgggagagctattacaTGGAGATCCTCATGGTGACCGGGCTCCTGGCATACATCATGAACTACATCATTGGCAAGAATAAGAACAGCCGCCTGGCACAGGCCTGGTTCAACTCTCACCGGGAGCTGCTGGAGAGTAACTTCTCTCTTGTAGGTAAGTGCCATGCCTTAGAGGGGTTGTCAAGTCAACATCTTTCTATATACCCTATAGCAACTCTTTGGGGGGGACTAAGGGGGTTATCCACCACTTATCCACGATATtcagaatgggtcatcaataattaatCGGAGGGAGTTCAACCCTTGAAGCCCCCACCAATCGGCTGTTTTCTGGGCCTTTGacaagttgtatggagctgataGCGGTGTACACATTGTAGTGGCCTGggctggtaatgcaggcacagctcccactgaattcaaacTATCTGCTTTGCTTTCTGCTCTGTACATGCTGTTGTTCTtcctgagaacagctgatcagtgggggtcttgagcggcggaccccaaccgatcaacttTCAATGACTgaaaataggtaatcaatagtttactggtggacaacccctttaaagaggtattctcatCTCAACCAGTTATGGCTGAGATAGGAATACCTATCTGTATGCCACGCCCCTGGTCATTCTGCGCTGTTTCCGTAGCGCCTACTCACGTCTACAGGAGTTATAGAAACAACATAGACCAGCCAGTTTGACTGTTTCTGTAATTCCAGCTACTGGCGGCTGTGGTACACAGATGGGTGTTCTCATATCAGCCATGATTAGCCAAAatgagactacccctttaaggatggccTCTCCTCTTTTAGGTAGGTTTGAATGCCACTGGAGAGGGGACCATGAATTATGTGGCTACTCATAAACTTTTGATAAACTAGTAAGACCTCCGATAATGCTCACACCATGGCTTTTTGCAGGGGATGATGGGACGAGTAAGGATGCGGTGAGCACTGGGAAGCTGAACCAGGAGAACGAGCACATCTACAACCTGTGGTGCTCAGGACGTCTGTGCTGCGAGGGCATGCTGATTCAACTCAAGGTGCCATCCTTACCCTGTATATATTCATTTAAAAAGCAGCGGGCTCTGCTTGGCCAATAGTTATCTTGTGTCTGTGGCCAGcttaaaatttaaaggggttgtccagttcggAAAACACAATCCTATTGACCCTATTGGGGAGTTAATAGTGGGCGGTCAtgtgttcaggatcctcatctcttggtcAGAGTGGAGAGCAGTTACAAAGAGGGTTTCCTGGCTCTGGAGGATCTGTCCTGCCCTACATTACACAGCCAACCCCCTGAAAGAGCGAATGTAACTAATGATTAGTTACCAACAGGGTAACTAATGATAATTCGGTCGCTTCGTCTCAGCACACCTTAAAATAGTCACTGtttaattaaaggggtcttctTGGTGGCAGTGGAGGGACACATAAGGCATATTCATCCTTGAACTCTGAGCATGTGTGGAGTGCATAAAACACGCTTTGCCTATTCATCATTGCTAGGAGCATCTCCAAAGTACATGCTCTGGTTGTTCGTCATTACTGGAGCACACTCCATAGAGCGTAGTTAGAGTGTGCAGGCTGTGCATCATCCAAAAACAGGGTTCAGGACTCCAGATGGTGACCAACGTGGACTTTTGAAAATGGCAAAGTTTTTCAGTTTAGTCACAGTTTGTGACCTGCGCTGCTGCCATTTGGAATATTAAAAATCCATATTTTTGTCTGCTAGTCTCTCCTCTGATGCACAGCAGGTATTCCCGCTGTGCTAGAGGGTATAAACCATGCAGCACCATGTAGTCCTACAACTGAGGAAGGATTTAGGTCCTCCGACTGACTCCCATCTAATTCCAGAATGCAGAGAGGTTCTGTGCACCAAAACCGCCTCAAACACTTCTGCCCCTACTGCATTCTTCATACCCCAGGACCTGGAATGTGCCCCCTACTCAGCTTGGCATCCCAACACTCCGGCTCAGAGTAAGAGCACCAGGTATAAGTGGAGTATAGCTGCGTACATGGTGGACAGTGGGAGGGAGTATAGTGAGAGATAAGTCTGGACTATTGCCATTGTGTTTGGGAAGGGGTCCGACTCCTGCTAATGCCATTGTGTTGGGGAAGTGGGGTATTATCATTGTGTTGGGGGATCCCTGCATCCTGATAAAGGGGGTATTCAagttgagttgtatttttttcaatatgctgcccattgtaaaatataataaaagtctATACGCATCCGTCCCCccaggtcacttcacctccagcggCACATACTCCGTTCTCCCCATCCGCACTGTTTAGAGACTGCAGTCAGCCTATTAACAGGATGTCACTAAGGCCTGAGTCTGGCTGCAGCGGTCTGTGATGTACCAACAGGCTGACTGCAGTCTGTAAACCCGGTGCTGATAGGAAGAACGGAGTATGCGCCGCTGGAGGTGCAGCAACCTGGGATGGGTGCGTATGTACTTTTTAGATTTTACAATGGgtagcggggaaaaaaaatctagaaaaccccttttatgtaTGAGATGGGTGTATGAGCAGGTCCAGCTTCTACTAACAGGGCAGTAGGGAGCTGTGAATGTAATTATAGTGTGGGGAAGGGGAGAAGCCATGTACTGTGTATGGAGGAGAGCGCTGGATGTGTATACTGCGGTGCAGTATATGTGGTGCAGGTTTATATGTGCTTTATTTTTGGTACTCTACTTGTTCATCATTGCATTTGGTGGAGTATGAGCACTCTGCACTCCTCCAGCAGGTCACATAATGCACTCTATGATGTCATGAattactctgggagtaatccaaGAGCATAATGATGAATATGCCTATAAGATAATAAGAAAACCCAATACTCGCCTCCCACTGCTCGCTGCTTCCCCGCTCCTACAGTCTTCTATTTACATCGGCTGCTGCGATCACATAGGTTGTTTACCCACAAGACCACTGCGCCCAATAGGAGGCTGGACAGGGACATAATCAATGACATGCCCTAAACCTGCCTTGGAGCGTCTACACTACAGGGTTATGGGCCGTCACAAGGCCTTCAGGCCGGGCAGCGTCGTCTGGCAGATGCCGGAGCTCTGAAGTGATGGTCCGGCACCACCATTAGTATATTACTTTTATGTAGTTTTGGGCACGGGGGAACCAAaatgttaattttaaaaaaattttaaaaacccctttaattgtcctctggtgtaaacaggtaattgttGTCTATCAGTGACTAGCGAACAACTGCGAGATTGAACAGCAATCACAGTGACTTGTTCCGGATGATAACTGTGGTGCATCTTTAGATACTTTTGTCAAACTTTATCCTACCTGTGAAGTGGCTTAGTCTGCGCTAGTGCACAATGCCACGTTTAGCCCCCTTCCTATAAAGCCACATCACTTTTATCATCTCATGACAGAAATCAGCATTGTGTGCCTTGCAGGTGAATGTCTCGTTGGTTCTGACAATTTCTTGCTTTTTACATTTCCAGTTTTTGAAACGTCAGGACTTGCTGAATGTTTTGGCCCGTATGATGCGCCCAACCTGCGATCAAGTGGTAAGTAAAGCAATGCCAGCCTGTCTGCTACAAACTGTAGCAAGAGCGGATGATCAATAGCAGCACATTACCCTAGAGAAGGCTGATTGACAACCTACAAAACACCATTACATCACCGGGCTCTCCTAAACTGAGTGAAGCTTCACTGCTTACCAAGCACAGCGCTATAGATAGTATAGAGGCtatacctggtattgcagctgaatcCCTTTCACTTAAATGGGACTAAGTTGTCTTAAGGCCATATGACCGATTAATGTGACCTCGCCAGTCTGAGAAGAGGCCACAGCGCTTGCCTGCTGTATCTTCAATCAACTCATTGGTGGGTGTCCCGAGTGGACCCCACCAAACCTaccctgaggattggtcatctgTATTAgattcccagaaaatccctttaaacataCATGCAAAAAACATGTAATTTGCATATGAGACTTTAACGAGTAACTGCGCTATCTAAAAACTTTTGACGTGTCATAGGGAGAtgttaaaagttttgatcactgaGGTCCAGGTGTTGAGACCCCAAAGGATTGCTAGAACGAGCAGTTGGAGCCCTCGTCCGAGTGCTGTCGCCGCTTTTTGTCTGAAgacgggctcaatagaaagtCCTTAAACGCTTGTGCTATTAGAATTCCTTTATCCATAACGGTCCTTCCTCTTTCCTTCTGCACATCCTCTTGCAGCAAATAAAAGTGACGATGAATGAAGAGGACATGGACACCTTTGTGTTTGCTGTGGGGACTCGGAAGACCCTTGCTCGGCTGCAGAAGGAAATGCAAGACTTGGTGAGTGGAACAGTAGAGGTCGGTTACACTTCTGCTCCTGGATAAGGAATGATCCATCTTCTGTCTCTTCCCCGTGTGCAGAGTGAGTTTTGCAGTGACAAGCCCAAGTCTGCAGCCAAGCTGGGGCTCCCGGAGTCTTTAGCCATCCTGTCTGAGATGGGGGAGGTGACAGATGGTGTCTTAGACACTAAGGTACGGCCATTACGGGTCCATCAATCCTCTGTTTCCATCAATCCTCTGTCTTCTGGTTCCTTATCCTCCGTGCCTCTTCTCTCCACAGATGGTTCATTACCTAACACATTATGCTGATAAGATTGAATCCATCCATTTCTCGGACCAATTTTCTGGTCCAAAGGTTATGCAAGAGTAAGTATTCCCACCACATAAATTCAGCCATTGCAGAAGTGAGGAATATTTTTTTAGTCCTTTTGGAAATCTGTAGGATCTATATGGATGTAGTAAATAGATGGTGGTAGATCACTGCTTGCAGTGAGTGAATGGAAAATGCTTCTGTTTTCACCCTGCGGCTGTCATCACGTACATATGTAATGCTTCAGTTGCATCTAGATTAGCCAGGCAGCTGATCAGCCCAGACCCCAGTCTGATGCAGTTCACATACGCTAATAGATTGTAGCAAACCATCAGTACAGGAGAGAATTTAGTGCACAGAGGATTGCCTAGATTGGATATAACTTTAGTAAATGGTCTTACTGTGAGAAGTATTAAATTTGCTGGTTCACAGCCTCCACCCGTTTCcattcatagattgtaagctgagCACTCAAAACCGGGGAGGAAGTGAAACACAAAGTATGTTAGAAACTTGCAAAAGTTTTCACTGCAGGACAATTAAGTgttctccggcagtcccatttaaatgaatgcagCACACATGCACAACTATCGCTCCGTTCTTGTGGGGACCTTTGAGACCCCCATTCTTTGGATCGTTGGGGACCCCAGCcatggaaccccactgatcataaagctatcccctattctgtggataggggataatgtgataacttggcacaacccctttaaagtttagttACATTTCTGATATACGCGGCGCTGGGATTCTTGTTCGATCTTCATAGGCTTTCCATATTTTTTAATATGCTGAATCCACAAAGAAGCTTATGAATTAGTGAAGGTATTTGTACACGCCTAGATTTGGTGTCAGGTGTTACATATTTCCACCGTTACTTATGCTCTCGTCTATTTCAGGGAGGGGCAGCCCCTCAAACTGCCAGAGACCAAGAAGACTCTTCTGTTTACATTTAATGGTAAGGATGGAGGATGCACTCCGGTACTAAACAAGTAAGGGAAATTGGAAATGACAGGAAACCCTCTGATCCTTTCCATCTACACATCTTAGTGCCTGGAGCTGGAAACGCATCCGTAAAGGACATGGAGTCTCTTCTGCCGCTGATGAACATGGTGATTTACAGCATCGACAAAGTGAAGAAGTTCCGTCTGAACAGAGAGGTGAGATGACGCCGGGGATAATCGAACATGTTATGTATCACCTGTACTATACACGAGTATCACCTGCCCTTCTGCTGTCCCTCACTTGCTTTTAACACCATGCCTGACCCTGAATTTCAGGGGAAGCAAAAGGCTGATAAGAACCGCGCCCGTGTGGAGGAGAACTTCCTGAAGCTTACACATGTGCAGCGCCAAGAAGCCGCCCAGACCCGACGTGAGGAGAAGAAGAGAGCTGAGAAGGAGCGCATCATGAATGAGGAGGATCCCGAAAAGCAGCGTCGGTTGGAGGTGAGTCGGGAGGCGTAAAGTGTAACtgcactttctaaaaacttttgacatgtcaaaagttttgatctggCTGCTTCAAGCACTTTAGCTGGCTCGTTTTAGCAATCGGTGGGGGTGTAAGCAGCGGGACTcccagtgataaaaaaaaaacttttactatgtTCCTATGACAGGCCAAGTTTTTAGAAACCACAGTtagtgtattcacatgggtgagagttCCAAGATGAACAGAACTCGCACAGAAAAAaaactcattcatttgaatggggtttttttacacaagcgttttttttttcactgcatgtcCTTTTTgccatgtgaatatggccttagggtaacttcacacaggcgagcgtgatCTAGGtctgtgaatcccgcccccatattgcgctccccaccatgtgaattccccaggtATGTGAAAAcaacctcgcatcacttcagggatgcagggACTCTCCAGCATGGCTGTCACAACCacagcagaggatcacagagtttcgcCAGAATTGTTCTCTTTCGGTCAACCCATCCAAGatcaaatttaataaaaaatgattaaaaagtcACATGTTCCCCAAAAATAGTACCGAAAAAAtccgagccctcacacaactctattggtggaaaaacaaatgttatggtggtcagaagatggtgacagaacgtaatttaaaatacaaaaaagaaaactttaAAATAATGCaagtaaaaaaatctttattaagTTTTTACCAGCTTAATCCTacggacccacagaataaaggttAACGTCATTCTTGCTGCATCGTGCACACCAGCAAAACCAGACCCCTCCCCCAGCAATTGCATAATTACTTGTTTTCTCATTTCACTACAATTTGTaccgcagaaaaaaaacaaacttgtgtAGCTATGTCAtcggaaaaattttaaaaaattgtgtttttaaaaaaaaaaaatttatttttttttctttaaaccgtgGGGGAAGAaagcaaaaatgcagaaaaaacgaTATATAACCAAATCCTCAAGAGGTTAAATACAGGATCCAGTAAGTTAatacttttctctttttctacaCCTCGTCCAGGAAGCCGCTCAGCGCCGGGAGCAGAAGAAGATGGAGAAAAAGCAGATGAAAATGAAGCAGATTAAAGTGAAGGCCATGTAACTGCCTGGCCCATCCAGACCCCGTCCCCTTATCTGCCAGTTAGGTCAGGATAGCTGGGGGAAACTGAAACCTCATTTAGGAAAAGTATATCATTGGTTATGATGAAACGGTTCATTGTCTTCCCATATACGGCTTACATAGGACTTGTCTGGTGTTCTGCACGTCCTCCCAGAGAAGCTTGGTTTAGGTATCTTTGGCCATAGACCGTTCAGCCGTAGTGATAACCGCCCCTCTGACCTGCGTAAATGGAGACATTAACTGAATTGCTCTTATATAGATCATCCCTCTTTTTGAAGCAACATGGCCCCTATTGCATTGGAACGGTGCTTTGTGGTTCTTTCAATATGGACTGCAATCTTACTACTCCTTAAGTCTTTCATGCTGGGATGAAAATCATGGAACGGAGTTCTTCCACCTACAGTTTGAAGTTTTGCCCTCATTAAATGGGAATTGCTTGCAGGGAATTGATGACCTGTCATTGGGATAAGTCATCAACGGTTAATCAGCCGGAGTCCGACACTCGAGATCATGGCTAGTCCGCTAATAAGgaacccgctgtcagtgctgccaCACACAGGGGTAAAGAGTGGAAGCTtctccgactcctgtgtagtggccggctctTGTAATTGCAGATTGGGGggttcattaaaatcaatgggatctgcccttgcagttacaagcgccggccactacagaggggtcggaccagcagcttctgctccataccCTGTGTGTAGCGGCAATGACGGTGGGCTCCTGATCAACTGATTGGCCGGGATCCGGAGTGGCAAATCCCAACCAGCCggtcaatagtatttccatagaaaacccctttaacatcaagtAATGGTTACAATTATTTGAAAGTGTTGTAGTTTAGTTACAAAGTTCTTGATGTTAAAGACGTTCTGCAGGATTTTTGctgttgatggcctgtcctcaggcaTACACGATGACCTATCCGACCTAGTATACATTTCTAgcataatttacgccagtttctggtgtaaattacgcATAAACCAGTCAGTCTGAGCGCTCTCTCCCAACAAGCTTTgcccgtttttttttgttttgttttgtttttttttacaaaaatggcAAGGCCGGCACAAAAAagtgaaaagtcacaatttttggcaCAAATTCCCCACTCGCACACAAATCTGCAAATTTTGtacgccagaaactggtgtagaaGGCTTTATGAATGTCCTCCATACATGTTAGGCAGCTATCAGACCTGACTCCAACTAGAACATGTGTGAACTGTGATAAGTGGTGCCAGATTGGCTCTGGTTGACATTTAACACACAGTACATCATTAGGGTTTCCCCCAGTGGTCTGTCCTTTGGTCAGGGCCTGCATTAAGAAATACTGAAACGGTCAATACTGCCCTTGTGCGCAGCATCCTAATAGCTGTGGCACCAGTGGGGTTAAAAACTCTATAACATGTCCGTAAATACAAGAAGAAACTTTTCCCGGCAtctggctgctgattggttgAAGTCTTCCTAGATGAGGTTGTCACAACGCTCCCACTACCCGGCTCTAGCCCGGCTGCGGTCGTGTTAACTTCTACCCCCAGATCAAACACCGCTATAGTCCTTTCTAATGTACAAGCGTGTTCTATAGT
This genomic interval carries:
- the CCDC47 gene encoding PAT complex subunit CCDC47, which translates into the protein MKMLPFPRLLVALLLFLVASSSAKFQEFDDGDDVAEYDDNDFAEFEDAPDEEVTAHPPHQQHTADEEEEDDEEATVEVEGQEEFELDTEGQEGDNDNEPYDDEEFEGYEDKIDSGSTIKSKDPITIVDVPAHLQNSWESYYMEILMVTGLLAYIMNYIIGKNKNSRLAQAWFNSHRELLESNFSLVGDDGTSKDAVSTGKLNQENEHIYNLWCSGRLCCEGMLIQLKFLKRQDLLNVLARMMRPTCDQVQIKVTMNEEDMDTFVFAVGTRKTLARLQKEMQDLSEFCSDKPKSAAKLGLPESLAILSEMGEVTDGVLDTKMVHYLTHYADKIESIHFSDQFSGPKVMQEEGQPLKLPETKKTLLFTFNVPGAGNASVKDMESLLPLMNMVIYSIDKVKKFRLNREGKQKADKNRARVEENFLKLTHVQRQEAAQTRREEKKRAEKERIMNEEDPEKQRRLEEAAQRREQKKMEKKQMKMKQIKVKAM